The Candidatus Zixiibacteriota bacterium DNA segment AAGTACCTGCTTAAGCCGGATGGCATATTAATCTGTTCAACGCCAAATGCAGCCGCCATCCACAAGAGACTAAAAATGGGTTTGGGATTTAATCCCTACGAAAAAATAAGGTTCTTTAATAATAACCCCGGGCATTTCAGAGAATATACGCGCCAAGAGCTTTACGAGATGGGCAATAAATGCGGCTTGAATTGTATCTTTCACCGGTATGAAAATTTCTTTACTCATGACCCATCAGATTTTTATACGAAGTTAACGCAAAAACTATTTTCAGCTGCAACAGCGTTTGTACCGTCATGGAAAAATCAGCAGATAATAGTGTTTAAAAATAGTCATGTATCTGATCCTGTCAATCTCGATAGTATCAATACAAAGCAAGAAGCTGTTCAGGAATAAATAGTTTAGCCAATTTAATTGCTTTTGATGAGTCAAAGAAAGGTTTAAAATGAAATCTGAGTTCGTGATATTGTTGGCGAAAGTAGTGAGCAAAATAAAATGCCGATTATAACAGAAGTAAAAAGTATAGATTTGAAAATTGCGCTTGAAATTCACCTATCGCAGATGCCGATATTCGGTTATTCTGATGATGCTTGCGATGTTCAATTCTACGGCAATATCTATAATCTTGATACTGTAAAGGCGTTTGAATTTTCGCGATTTGATAAGCAGAAATTCATTGAGCTTCTAAACAACATTAGCGGCTTTTTCATAGCTGTTGTCGAAGATAAAGCTGCCGGTATTAAGTATCTTGCCAATGATATTTTTGGCAATTTCAGAATATACTATTATGAGAACAAAACCAGCTTATTTATTTCTGATAACTGGCAGATGATCGTTAATAAAGTCAAAGATGAGCATGGCAAGCTGGTTATTGATAAAAATGAAAAGTACTACTTTTCAAGGCATCATTATACAACCGGAGGCCGCACTTTTATAAAGCATGTTGATAAAATGCCGCCTGCTTCAATCTATACAATAAGCGCTAAGGGATTAAACAAAGAAATATACTTTAAGAAAGGCATTACAAAATCTTATAATGACAGCTATTATAGAGATAAAAATTTCGAGTTAATATCTGAAAACATTCGTAGAACTATTCAGGCTGAATACAAAAATATCCTATTCTTTTCAGGAGGAATTGATTCCACTTACTTAGCTGTCTCTATGCAAAATAAGAACATCCTGTTTACTCCGGTATTTATCAAATATATTCCCTGCACTAAGAGTAATATCATCGATAAATTAAAAGCTGCGGCGATTGCGAAAATACTTAACATGAAGCTTGAAATAATAGAAACGCCTCTAACCGACAATCTGAACCTTTTAGATAAACCGGTAAGACGGCATCCTTTCGACAGAGCTTTCTCCATAAATATAGAATATGCCGTTAGTAAATTATATGAAAAATATGGCTCATGCAATATTATCAATGGACAATCATCGGATAATATTTATTGCTGGGGTCCCTCAAGTAAAACTGTCGGTAATTTTATTCAGAGAATTTTCACCTCAGAAATATACTTCAAACGCTCGATGGTTATTAAGTCATTAATGTCTGCGGCGGCAAAACAGCTTTATCACATTAAATGGAATACAAACATTGGCTTCAAGATTCCGACAACGAATTCAGATTACTGGGTGGGTATGCTTGACCCTCAAGGCTATCTGCCGTTTATTCATACCGATAAGAGATATTTGGAATACCAAAACTATCTTTCCCAAATCGCTGAAGATACTTTAAATTGCCTTAATCGTGAATCTGAAACGGCGCGAATGTACTTTAAATTAATGACATATCTTCAAGGACCTGATAATATCTCCTTTGTAGAATCGTGCCGGGCATACAGCCATAATCCGGTTCATCCTTTTGTGGATGCCAGAATTGTATACTTGAAGATGAGATACCAGAAAGAATTAAAAAATCTATTCCAACCTAGATATGTATTAGAAGAGCTATTAAGGGAACGTTTTAAATTTGATGCTGCCATTATTACAAAATTAAGCAAACAAAAAGTCAATTCGAATACCGAATTTGAATTTGAATCATTAACAAAAAAAATATACAAGCAATGGGACAAAATTTCAGCAAAACTCTTATAAGCCATTTATCATTATCAGCCTTGATTCCGGCAATTAGGTTTGTGCTAAGCTTTACACAGGTTATGATATTATCAAAATACCTGCCTGTAGAAACCTACGGCGTCTGGTCATTATTTTTAAGCATGTCGGTGTTAATTTTGATGTTTTCATCATTTAATCTAATGTATGCATCTTTGGTTGTCCTTACCGGTAAAGAACCTGGCGAACAGAAGAAAGACATATTCTCAGTTGGAATTACTAAAATTGCGTTCACTATAACAGTGTATACAGGATTTGCCGTATATATGTATCTAAAGCAAATATTCAGCTTGCCGGTTATAGGTCTATTAGGCGCCGTTTTATTATTTCAAACACTAAATAATATGGTTTTCGGATTTTCCAAGGCATTGTTGTTTTTAAAAAAGCAGGTTTTGTTTTTACTTGTTGAGAGCATATTAATTATAGCTTCCATATCTATTAGCTGTTATGTGTTGTCGGGCAATATTTACAGCGTAATGTATGCTTTTTTAATAGCGGAAAGCCTGGCGGCGTCGTTCGGCATTTTTTTAATGAGAGATTATATAAAGCTATCGAAGTACAATTTTAAAATAGTGAAAAAATATTTACTAATTGGACTACCTCTAATACCTTTTGCCTTTTCTGATATGATAGTAAGGTCGCTTGTTCCGTTTATGATTAAACTGTATAATGGTTTTGAGGCGGTTGCCTACTACAGCGTTGCTCAAAAAATCGCGATAGTCTCTACTATCCCCATTGTAATTTTGGAAAATATATACGGGCAGTATATTAAGCGCAGCAAACTAAAGGCGCAGTTTGCCGGCGTAAAGAAAACATTATGGATGTTTATTTCTATCTATTTGGCTATGGCTGTTCCGATTTTTATTATTCTCTGTTTGTTTGGAAAATACTTTATCGCTTTTGTCAGCACCGAGAAATATATCGCTTCTTATGAATTGATGCTGCTGCTGGTAATCGTTAACATACTAATCAGCCTAACGGCAATTTTTGCGATGGTTTTTGCAGTGTATAATCGCACAAAGATTATCGGTATGATATGGGTAAGTGTTCTTATATTCTATATATTTATAAATCAGATATTAGTTCCCAGGTTCGGACTTATGGGAATAGGATATTCTCTTATAATATCTTTCACGATAGGGTTAATACTGGTCATTACCGCAGTTTTTAAATTAGAAAAATCTCAGCAGTCAGAGTTAAAGATATCTCAGCAATCAAAATCAGAAAAATCATTGCAGGTGCATCATACTAATTAGGCAAGTATTTACTTTACAATACTCCCTAAGCTGCCGATTAAAGATATGATTGGAGTTGAATTAGAAAAATATTATGGAGAAAAAGAGTAAAGGGAAACTTATTTATAAGAATAAGTATAATAGCGAAGCAGGCTATTATGATAGTCGCTCGATTGAAGACAGCAATATTAGCGAGATGGAGATAAATATATTCGATCTTGCCAGCCTCTTTTTGAATAGGAAAAAGTGGATAGCTTCAGTTGTCGGGCTCATAATGGTTTTTACTGTTGTAATAGTTTTCCAATTGCCGAGCAAATACATATCAACAGCCTCGATTATGCCATCCGGCCCGCAAGATAAAATGTCTATGCTAAAAGACATCGCCGGATTCGGCAGTATTTCCGGCAAAGATGAAAACTCATCCGAATTGTTCCCGGATATCCTGAGATCTCAATTAATTCTCGGCAAGGTTTCCCAAAAGCAATTTGAATTTAATGACGGTTCTAAAAAGATGAACATAAGTTTGGCGGACTATTTTAGCATCACAAACCCAGAGTTGTTAAAACAGGCTCTGGCAAATATTACATGCATAAGCACAGATAAAAAAACCGGTATTATTTATGTTTCGGTTGAGACGAAATATCCGGGATTATCGCAAGCTATCGTTAGTGAATACTTAAGCGAACTTAACTATTTTAATCTGCACCGCAACAAATTAAAAGCAAAAGAAAATGCAGAATATTTAAGCAGTCAGCTTGACGAAAGTAAAAATGAACTTGCCTTAGCCGAAACGAAACTAGAAGAATTTCAGAAAGCAAACCGCGATTGGTATAAAAGCGCTCATCCTGAAGTTGACATGATGATTTCTCGTTTGAAGCGTGATATCGAGATAAAAACACAAAAGTATATTTACCTTTCGCAGGAGTATCAGATTGCGAACTTAGATGTTCAAAAAAATATTCCTATTGTGCGCATCCTCGACTCTCCTTCTCTGCCGCTTATAAAATCAGGACCAAAGCGGCGATTGATAACAACGCTGGCATTGGTAGTATCGCTTATGGGTGTACTGCTGGCAATTATACTTATCGAATATATTAAAAAGAGAACCTCCGGAATTGAAAAGGAATCCTATGAAAGCTTCCGTGAAGAATTAAAGACAATTCCTCTGTTTAACCGAGTTTTAGATAGAAACATCGGAAAAGAAAAAACAAAGATCGATAATCCCGTATAATCAATAACCGCTATATTATCGCCCATTAGCGCGTAGGGGAGTTTGGCATACGCCCTCTTCTTTCCAAGCAGCATCATAAGCCAGACAGCCTCAGACGAGGTGTATTGTTGTAGTGATACATCCGTGCTTGGCAACAAGAATGACGTTATTACTTTGTCGACAATCTGATGTGCAGGGGCGTTCTCCTCAGACGGATACGTCCCCTTATTCACTTTTCTGTGAAATTGTCTTTGATTTATCGATATCATTAAGTCGATTTATCGCAATATCTTGCATAATGGTTACTGCTATAATAAATTTCAACCTGCCTGTCGGCAGACACGGCTGCAAAATCTGGTTTAATATTGAAGAAAATATAAAAATACTACCTGCATCGGCTATAATTGCGTATAATAAGAATAGTGATATTTAGAATGCGCAACTTGATGAAAATCCGGTTTTAATTCTGCCGGATTAGAGAGTTTGCATAAGGTAATTGTTATGAATTTGATTAGATAGATAACTGGAGGAAGAATGGTATCCGATAAAGGCGATCTTGCCGCTGTTGAGAGATTACAGGAAGGCTTTAACCGAATTAAAAAAGAACTTGGCAAAGTTATTATTGGCCAGGATAGAGTAATCGAAGAACTTCTTATCGCAATTTTAGCTCGCGGGCATTGCTTGTTAATTGGCGTTCCGGGATTGGCGAAAACACTGATGATATCCTCGCTGTCGAAAACGCTCGACTTGAAATTTTCACGTGTTCAATTCACTCCCGATTTGATGCCATCAGATATAACCGGCACCGAGATTATCGAGGAGAACAAGACAACCGGCGCGCGCGAGTTCCGATTTGTCAAAGGTCCGGTATTTGCTAATATTGTGTTGGCTGATGAGATAAACCGCACCCCGCCGAAAACTCAAGCCGCGCTCCTTCAGGCGATGCAGGAAAACGAGGTTACTACCGGCGGTCAGACATTTACTCTTGAACAGCCGTTCTTTGTGCTGGCAACCCAGAATCCTATCGAGCTTGAGGGCACATATCCCTTGCCGGAGGCGCAGCTTGACCGTTTTATGTTTAATATCTTCGTAGATTATCCCAACGAGGAGGAGGAAAACGAGATAGTTCGAACTACAACCTCAGCTTATATTTCGGATGTTGATGTTGTCATGAAAAAGGATGAGATTATTCAGCTTCAGGATTTAGTCCGTCGGGTGCCGGCCAGCGACCATGTTATCGCGTATGCTGTCAGGCTTGCCCGCGCCACTCGCACCGGCGATGATACCGGCGCGCCTGATTATATAAAGAACTGGGTTAGCTGGGGAGCCGGTCCGCGAGCCTCGCAGTATCTGATTTTGGGCGCCAAGACACGCTCTATTTTGCATGGCCGCACCACACCCTCTATTGATGATGTGAAGGCAGTAGCCAAGCCGGTATTGCGTCACCGGATAGTTGCGTCATTTGCCGCCGAGGCAGAGGGCATAACGGCGCTGGATATTGTGGATAAATTGCTGGCAGATGTGGGGGAGTAAAGATTTAGCTTTATTTTCCGAATCAAATTATATAAATTGTGTTTAATAAAAGGAGTCGAATTATGGGAGTAAAGCTAAAGAACTCACCAATAGTTGAAGTTATTTGTGAGTTTAAATTTAAAGATTCTTCTGAGGATTTGACTATCTATGGCGATTTTCATAATGAAATTGGGAAAGAGTATATTAAAAAAAAGCCAAGATCATATCAAGAAGTAATAATTAATAAGTCAGAAAGTGGAATTGAACATAATATTAAAGAATATAGATTACAGCAATTTTTCAGCGATGATGAAAAAACACTAATACAAATTGGATCGAATATTTTGGCCATTAATAGACTTAAGCCATATCAAACTTGGGAAGAATTTTTACCTGTAATAAAAAAAGCATATAGTAGTTATATAAAAATAGCCAAATTGAAAGATATTAAAACGATTAGTCTTAAATATATTAATAAAATTAACTTCAAAAAAGAGCAAATCGATTTTGATGATTATTTTCTTTTCAAACCTGAATTTAATGAAAAATTAGGGACAATTGATGGACGATTTATTCTTGGTTCGGAATTTAGGAGAAACAAAGATAATGATCTACTTAGAATTACTTTAGCTAATACTAGTCCTTTCAAAGGATTTAAGGTTGCATTTCTCCTTGACTTAGAATACAGTACAATTAAATTAGATAATATAAATATTAGTAACACACTTAAATGGGTTAAAAATGCTCATACTGAAATTGAAACAGCTTTTTTCAATTGTTTAACAGATAATTTAATAGGTAAACTGAAAAAATGAGTACTATTACTTCAAATATATGGGGAGACAGCTATGAATGGGAAGATAAAGGTTTGCCAATAATAACTCCAGAAGAGGGGTTGCCATCTGCCCATTTTTGGATTGAACTTACTCCAAGTATTTTCAATTATAAATTAAGAACTATTAGAGCGCAACAATACGATAAAGAAGTCCCGTCTTTAATAAATGCACTTAAAAAAAATTCTCAAAAACTACCAAGTTGTTCATATATATATGAACAAGATAGACGCGTAGATAATTTAAAAACATTATATCAATTTGCTGATAGTGATTCTATTGTCAGGTTTTTACAAAACAAGTCTATGCTTATTGATACGCTGGAAAAAATACCTATAAATTTATTAAAATATTTTTTTTATGATGATGATTTGGTTCTAGAAACTTTCAACGATCCAGAGGAAACTGACTCAGAGTATATCCAAATCAAGGTGATTACAAAATCTTCAGTAACAGACGCATTCGATAGGATTGAAAAATTTGAAACAGAATGGTTTTATGAAAATGTTGATTTTTTAGATCCGGAGATATCAGGTTTGATATTTGAAGTGGGTTATAGATGACTTTTAATTGGTATGATTATTTATTATACGCAAAAGAAATAGCCGGTGAAGAAATAAATAAAGATCTAACATTTGCAAAATATAGATCAGCAATAAGTCGTGCTTATTATGCAACCTATAATATTACAAGACTTTGTCTAGAA contains these protein-coding regions:
- a CDS encoding oligosaccharide flippase family protein codes for the protein MILSKYLPVETYGVWSLFLSMSVLILMFSSFNLMYASLVVLTGKEPGEQKKDIFSVGITKIAFTITVYTGFAVYMYLKQIFSLPVIGLLGAVLLFQTLNNMVFGFSKALLFLKKQVLFLLVESILIIASISISCYVLSGNIYSVMYAFLIAESLAASFGIFLMRDYIKLSKYNFKIVKKYLLIGLPLIPFAFSDMIVRSLVPFMIKLYNGFEAVAYYSVAQKIAIVSTIPIVILENIYGQYIKRSKLKAQFAGVKKTLWMFISIYLAMAVPIFIILCLFGKYFIAFVSTEKYIASYELMLLLVIVNILISLTAIFAMVFAVYNRTKIIGMIWVSVLIFYIFINQILVPRFGLMGIGYSLIISFTIGLILVITAVFKLEKSQQSELKISQQSKSEKSLQVHHTN
- a CDS encoding MoxR family ATPase, whose protein sequence is MVSDKGDLAAVERLQEGFNRIKKELGKVIIGQDRVIEELLIAILARGHCLLIGVPGLAKTLMISSLSKTLDLKFSRVQFTPDLMPSDITGTEIIEENKTTGAREFRFVKGPVFANIVLADEINRTPPKTQAALLQAMQENEVTTGGQTFTLEQPFFVLATQNPIELEGTYPLPEAQLDRFMFNIFVDYPNEEEENEIVRTTTSAYISDVDVVMKKDEIIQLQDLVRRVPASDHVIAYAVRLARATRTGDDTGAPDYIKNWVSWGAGPRASQYLILGAKTRSILHGRTTPSIDDVKAVAKPVLRHRIVASFAAEAEGITALDIVDKLLADVGE
- a CDS encoding TIGR04255 family protein, coding for MGVKLKNSPIVEVICEFKFKDSSEDLTIYGDFHNEIGKEYIKKKPRSYQEVIINKSESGIEHNIKEYRLQQFFSDDEKTLIQIGSNILAINRLKPYQTWEEFLPVIKKAYSSYIKIAKLKDIKTISLKYINKINFKKEQIDFDDYFLFKPEFNEKLGTIDGRFILGSEFRRNKDNDLLRITLANTSPFKGFKVAFLLDLEYSTIKLDNINISNTLKWVKNAHTEIETAFFNCLTDNLIGKLKK